In Elaeis guineensis isolate ETL-2024a chromosome 1, EG11, whole genome shotgun sequence, a genomic segment contains:
- the LOC105039232 gene encoding probable xyloglucan glycosyltransferase 5 translates to MAPPSFGLAQWWAKEARNGTPVVVTMENPNYSVVEIDGPEAAAFQSMDKGRGKNAKQFTWVLLLKAHRAVGCVAWLAAGLWALLGAIKKRLISQQGVAVESDKLGKGKLLFRFLRGVLALSLLMLAFEMIAYWNGWHFQKPSLHLPENLHIPETTEIRGWMHSAYLSWLSFRADYIAYPIQALSNFCVILFIIQSADRMILCFGCFWIKFKKIKPRIAGDPLKSDDVECSNFEFPMVLVQIPMCNEREVYEQSISAVCQIDWPRDRLLIQVLDDSDDQTIKILIKAEVSKWSQRGVNIVYRHRLVRTGYKAGNLKSAMSCDHVKDYEFVAIFDADFQPNPDFLKQTIPHFKGNPELGLVQARWSFVNKDENLLTRLQNINLCFHFEVEQQVNGVFLNFFGFNGTAGVWRIKALEDSGGWLERTTVEDMDIAVRAHLNGWKFIFLNDVKVPCELPESYEAYRKQQHRWHSGPMHLFRLCLPAIITSKISIWKKANLILLFFLLRKLILPFYSFTLFCVILPLTMFVPEAELPVWVICYVPVIMSVLNVLPAPRSFPFIVPYLLFENTMSVTKFNAMVSGLFKLGSSYEWVVTKKAGRSSESDLLAAAEMESKPANHPQLLRGVSDSELMELNKLKEQQKEFLHPVKRANKIYKKELALALLLLTGAVRSLLSAQGIHFYFLLFQGVSFLLVGLDLIGEQIS, encoded by the exons ATGGCTCCTCCAAGCTTTGGTCTTGCTCAATGGTGGGCGAAGGAGGCGCGGAATGGCACTCCGGTGGTCGTGACCATGGAAAACCCCAACTACTCGGTAGTCGAGATTGATGGCCCTGAGGCCGCCGCCTTCCAGTCCATGGACAAGGGCCGGGGGAAGAATGCAAAGCAGTTCACATGGGTGCTGCTCCTCAAGGCCCACCGAGCTGTAGGATGTGTTGCTTGGTTGGCGGCCGGGCTCTGGGCGCTGCTTGGGGCCATCAAGAAGCGATTGATCTCTCAGCAGGGAGTTGCGGTGGAAAGCGATAAGCTCGGGAAAGGCAAGCTACTGTTCAGGTTCCTCAGGGGCGTTTTGGCGCTGTCACTGCTGATGCTTGCATTCGAGATGATTGCCTATTGGAATGGCTGGCACTTTCAGAAGCCCAGTTTGCACCTACCAGAGAACTTGCACATACCGGAGACCACCGAGATCCGGGGGTGGATGCATTCTGCCTATCTCTCATGGCTTTCTTTCAGAGCTGACTACATCGCCTACCCAATTCAGGCCCTGTCAAACTTCTGTGTGATTCTCTTCATTATACAGTCGGCTGATAGGATGATCTTGTGCTTCGGGTGCTTTTGGATCAAATTCAAGAAGATCAAACCAAGGATTGCAGGTGATCCCCTCAAATCTGATGATGTGGAGTGTTCAAATTTTGAGTTCCCCATGGTTCTGGTCCAGATTCCAATGTGCAATGAGAGGGAG GTATATGAGCAATCCATTTCAGCTGTCTGCCAGATTGATTGGCCCAGAGACCGTTTATTAATTCAAGTTCTGGATGACTCGGATGATCAGACTATCAAGATCTTAATCAAAGCAGAGGTGTCCAAATGGAGCCAACGCGGTGTCAACATTGTCTATCGGCATCGCTTGGTCCGGACTGGTTACAAGGCGGGGAATCTCAAGTCTGCCATGAGCTGTGACCATGTCAAGGATTATGAATTTGTTGCTATATTTGATGCTGACTTCCAGCCTAATCCTGATTTTCTTAAACAAACAATTCCACATTTTAAG GGAAATCCAGAACTCGGGTTAGTTCAGGCACGGTGGAGTTTTGTAAATAAGGATGAGAACCTGTTAACCCGTCTCCAAAACATCAACCTCTGCTTTCATTTTGAGGTGGAACAGCAGGTAAATGGTGTTTTCTTAAACTTCTTCGGTTTTAATGGTACTGCTGGTGTTTGGAGAATCAAAGCATTAGAGGACTCTGGGGGTTGGCTTGAGAGAACAACTGTGGAGGATATGGATATTGCAGTTCGTGCCCATCTCAATGGTTGGAAATTCATCTTCCTCAATGatgtcaag GTGCCCTGTGAACTTCCCGAGTCTTATGAGGCTTACCGGAAGCAACAACATCGATGGCATTCTGGCCCAATGCACCTATTTCGATTGTGTCTTCCAGCAATTATAACTTCCAAG ATATCCATATGGAAGAAGGCAAACTTAATACTGCTCTTTTTCCTCCTGAGGAAGCTAATCCTTCCATTCTATTCATTCACATTGTTTTGTGTAATTCTACCCTTAACCATGTTTGTGCCTGAAGCTGAGCTACCTGTCTGGGTGATCTGTTATGTGCCTGTCATAATGTCCGTCCTCAACGTTCTGCCGGCCCCAAGATCCTTCCCCTTCATTGTTCCTTACCTTCTTTTCGAGAACACCATGTCGGTTACCAAGTTTAATGCTATGGTCTCTGGATTATTCAAACTGGGGAGTTCGTATGAGTGGGTCGTTACTAAAAAAGCAGGTAGGTCATCAGAGTCTGATCTATTAGCAGCAGCAGAGATGGAATCAAAGCCTGCGAACCATCCACAGCTTCTTAGAGGGGTTTCAGACAGCGAACTCATGGAGCTGAACAAGTTGAAGGAACAACAAAAAGAATTTCTCCATCCTGTAAAAAGGGCCAATAAAATATACAAGAAGGAATTGGCTCTTGCTCTTTTACTCCTTACAGGTGCAGTCAGAAGTCTTCTATCCGCCCAAGGAATTCACTTCTACTTTCTCCTCTTCCAAGGTGTGTCGTTTCTTCTTGTGGGTCTTGATCTGATTGGGGAGCAGATTAGCTGA